The stretch of DNA GGTGAATTATGCTTGTCCCCTGTTGGATTATCAGCTACAACTAAACTAGCACCTGCAGCATTCTCAGCGCAGACTATGAGCTTATGGTTCTTATCAAACGCTGCTGCACAGGCTATCAATGCACAACTTGTTAAATTCTATACGCCTGAAACAGAAATAATGTACTTTGGAATCATTGGCGGAGCGTCTATTGTGCTCTCCATCATCCTTTTCGTATTAGCTCCAAAAATTCAAAGCTATATGAAGGGCGTTCAATAATATTACTTTAAAAAGGACAGGCATCCCCTGTCCTTTTCTATTTTCTACTATGTTAAACTTCCCTGTTGATTTCCGCTTAGGCACTCGCTTTCCGCGGGCGGTCCGGAAGCCTCCTCGTCACTATCGCTCCTCCAGGGTCTCCCTTTGACTCGCTTCTCCCGCAGGAGTCGCGCGCCTTCCGCTCCAATCAACAACAAAAGAGCATAAAAAGAAAAACTTTATCTTTTTTTGCTCCTTATTCTATTAAATGTCCACTTCAGTCCCTACACCTGCTTGAATAGCTTTTTCGTAGGCAGCAGCGGCAACGGCAAGGTCGAAATAAGCAATACCTACTGATTTAAAAAATGTGATCTCATCTTCTGTTTCTCTGCTCGAAATTTGTCCGGTTATCAATTCCCCAAGCTCACCATGCAAGGCAGAAAAGCTCCACTCCCCGGCCTTTGCAGGAATAATGAAGTCACCCGCTTCATCCTTCACTCCTTCTATTGTATCGGCAACAATTTTTGAGCATTTCAAAAGCGTTTCGACATCTACTTCCTGCATATGAGGGAGATAGGAGCCTACTCCGTTAATATGTGTTCCCGGCTGCAATGCCTTCCCTGAAAAAACAGGGGTTTCGGAACGGGTGCTGCAGATGACAATTTCAGCTCTAGACACTGCCTCATCCGCTTCATCCATGATGATGATTTCACCTTCATACTCTGGACTGAAATCGGCAATTCTTTCAGCAAAGGAATGGGCCTTGTCTTTTGTCCTGTTAAATAACATGATCGTCTTAATGTCTCGAACCTCAAGCACCGCCTGAAGCTGCTCCTCTGCCATTGCCCCGCAGCCGATCACAGCTACTGTTGAGGCCGTCTCCTTCGCAAGGTATTTCGTTGCAATACCACTTGCTGCTCCAGTGCGCAGCCTAGTTAAATAAGATGCATTCATACAAGCAAGGTGATCTCCATTATTAGTGTCACTCAAGACAATCATCCCTTGTGTTGTTTTCTTTCCTAAAGATGGATTATGTGGAAAAATGGTCACTACCTTTACCGCTGTTTTCCCAATTGGTTCCATTGCACTTGGCATATAAAGTGCAGATGCGCTTTTTTCAGGGAACTCAAGTACAGTTCTGTGCGGATTAAGAATTTTCCCCTCCATGTAGTTAGATAATGCCTGTTCTAAATCATGAATCGCATCCTTCATCTTATATAAAGAGCGAATCTGTTTTTCTGATAATATAAGCATAGCGCGTTACCTTCCTTCTAGATTAAAGAACCGCTTCAAGGGCGATTCCACTAATATTAGTAGCTTCCGAGTCTAATTCCTCATTCTTGCGATCACGAACAGCTGCTACTGCAATAAGGGAAATAGCTGAAGCTAATATGATATAAAGCGCAACCGGTACATAAGAATTTTCATAAGCAAGCAGTGCTGTTGCTCCCCCATTTTCTTTATTACATCATAACGGTTGCTCTACTACTTTACAATACTAAAATCTGATTATTTAAATATTTTAGCATATTGATCAAAATGAAAAAGGAATCTCCTAAAAAGGAAATTCCCTGTCTTATTAACAATCTATTTTTCACCATATGTTTCGTAAGCCATTTTCATGATAATTTCTTTATGCTAAGGTAGCGTCAGGAAACCGCATTTATCTTAACTCTTAAAAAGAAAACCTTAGTCTATCAATGCTTTAATCATTGTTGCCCTCTTTTGTCTGAAGATTCTAATTATTTTCACCTCAGAAAATAATATGGTTTAAAAGGTAAAAATTATTGACTGCCATTTTTATTTTTGCAAGTGTTCCAATTTATCCGGATTGGCCACCATATAAATACGCCAAATTTTATCATCTTGGAACTCCATCGAGATGACATAAGCGACATAGCCATTAATTGATACGACAACGCCTGGATATCCATTTACAACTTCGAATTCCATTCTTGAGTTTTCAGGTAGCTTTTTCATAATGCTTGTAAACAAAAAGACAATTCGCTCTGATGTATAGATTGGATTTAGCGCAGCTTTTACTTTGCCACCTCCGTCAGAAATAAATACAGAATCTGTCTTCATTAACTCCAACATTTTATGAATATTCCCTTTTTGTAGCGCCATCGTAAATTGTTCTACGCTGCTTCTCATCGATTGGAAATCCAATGTAGAAGCTTTCGGGCGGTTCTCCATGCTTTTTTTGGCTCTGTGAAAAATCTGCCTGCAATTGGTAGATGATTTTTCAATAATAACTGCAATTTCTTCATAGCTATACTGAAAAACTTCTCGTAATAGGAAGACAGCTCGTTCATCTTCAGATAACTGCTGCAAAAGCAAGAGATAAGCGGTCGAGATAGATTCCTTCATCAAATAAGTATGAAAAGGGTCATTTTCTGCATCTACCAATGGTTCTGGCAGCCACTCTCCAACATAAACCTCGCACTTACTAGCAACTGATCGCAATTTGTCTATAGAGCTATTCATCACGATCTTACATAAATACGCTTTCTTGTTTTCAATGACTTTTTCGCTGCTAACACGGTTATACGTTAGGAACGCCTCTTGTACAAGATCTTCTGCATCCGCAACACTTCCCGTCATTCGGTAGGCGATCGAAAATAACAAAGGTTTATACGTCTGATACAATTTTTCAGTCTCCAAAACGATTAACCTTCCTTTGCTAAAATCATTTCGTTTGCTTTTAAAATTTCTCGCGCTGCACGCTTCCCACTCGCAACTGCAGCATCAGCTAATACTTCTTCATGTCCTGCCCAATCTCCTGCTATAAAGATTCCTTTCATTTCTGGTATGCTTGGACCCGGATTTTCTTTTCGTTTTACATGTGGAAAATCATGCGATACCGTTAGTTTCGGTAAAAATTGTTGCACTACGACTTCTTTTCGCCATCCGGGATGAAGCAAATCCATTACTGATTCTAATTGTTGCTTATCTGCGTTTACGTTAATTTCTTCCATTGGATTATGGTATTTTGCTAAACTTACAACCAATGTTCCGTCCTCACTTAACTTTGCAGCCCTTGATTGGTTTGTGAAAAACAAAGCTTGGTCGAGTCCTATCGCAAATTGATGTTGTGGGTTAGGTAACTTTTTAATCCCTATATCTAAACAGCATGCCGTAACAGGAATTGCTTGTTTATTCCATAGACGTAACGAAGTATGTTCTGCACCATTGATCATATTCATTGTCTCTTTTGGAGGGGCTGCAACGATACAATCAGGAACGTGAATGACCGTACCATCTGAGCATTGTATGATTTGATATTGCTCATGATGATCAATATTTGTTACATTTTTGTTCGTTAATATTTCAGCCCCCCACGCTTCTGCCTGCTTCTTAAGTTTTTGGACAATCGTTTCCCAACCTCCATCAACATATAAGACACCCGCATTTAATGAGCGCTTCACCTGCTTCAATACTGGCTTTGCAAGCTGTAAAGTCGAGGCATTCGTATAGGAAGTCAAACGACAAATCGAATAAAATATATGCCTCACCATCGGATCGGATATTTCAGAATCTGCCCACTCCTTAAGGCTAACTTCCGGAATGGAATAAATATTTAATTTCATAATCTTTAACATTAATTTGCCGAACATAAATTTAGCTTTCCACGATATAAGTGTTGATGACATGATCGATGAAAAATCTGTTGGAATGACATGAACGGCATGATTTAAAATGCCGTGAATATGAATAGCTTTCGTAGCATTCCCACCTGGAAGAGATATTCCAAGTTCAGTTAAAATGTTTGTAGCATCCCCTGACATATACAATCCATGCGGTCCCAAGTTCATAAGAACCCCATTTTTATCATTTGTCATCGCCCTTCCACCTAGATGATTCGATTTTTCCAAAACAACGACCTTTTTTCCTTCCCTCACCAATATATTAGCTGCTGTCAACCCAGCCAATCCTCCACCCACGACTGCAACATCATATTTAAACATAAAAAATCCCTCCTACATTTATTCTGTAATCAAAACGAATGAGGAAAGGATTTTGTGACAGCCAATAAAAAAAACTTTGTATTAATATTTCATAGTGAAAAGATAATATAAAGAGCGAAAAAGTTATTTCTTTTTCTTATTACTACTAAAAAAAAAACAAAACTACTAATCTTTATCGTATTATTTTCCCTGTTTATGTATAATCTACCTATCAGAAAATTTAGTATTTTAGGAGAGATGACAATGGGAACGAACACCATTCAAAAGGTTAGACAAATTGGAGTACCTGTTAAAGATTTAGAAAAAGCCATTGGTTTTTATAAAAATCAGCTTGGGCTCCCGCTTCTTTTCAATACAGACAGTATGGCATTTTTTGAGTGCAATGGGCTTAGATTGCTTCTTAGCCTGCCCGAAAAAGAGGAATTTGCTCACTCAAGCTCTGTTATTTATTTTCAAGTTGAAAATATTAAAAAAGCTTATGAGGATCTTATCGACAAGGGAGTTAGCTTTATCGATGAACCTCATGTTGTTGCCAAAATAGGTGATACAGAAACGTGGATGACCTTCTTTAAGGACTCAGAAGACAATACCCACGCTCTCTTAAGTGAAGTGCAAATACAGGATTTCCCCTTGTAATCAAATGAATTTTCAGTTATATTGTATACAATTAAATACTTTCTTATTTCAAGATCATTTGAAGTGAGGATAGAGGCGCAAAAACCATCAGTACATAATCGGAGGATAATGAGGTCCTAGGATGATTATGGAAAGGGGAATTTGCCGAAGCTTTTTTAGAATCTCATGTTCTTAAAGCTGGGTCTGTGTTGAATAAATACAGGACTGTCATATAGGGAACTATATGGAGGGCTATCGCACAGGAAACGATTATTGTTATTTTATTGTTTCTACTGCAGCAGCGAGTCCCTCGTTGCTGCTTTTTTGCGTTCCATTTCGAGCAGCCCTATCACCTCTAATTTTAAAAAAAATTAAAAAGGGTGTGAAGTAATGAATTTTGGCCAAGTTTTAACAGCCATGGTTACCCCATTCGATCAAAATGGGGAGATTGATTTTCAAGCTACTCGAATTTTAGTGAATTATTTAATTGAAAATGGTTCAGATGGATTGGTTGTGGCAGGGACGACAGGGGAATCTCCAACCCTAACGGTGGAAGAGAAAGTTGAATTATCTAAATTTGTTGTCAAAGCAGTAGACGGCAGAGTCCCAGTTATTGCAGGAACAGGGTCAAATAATACAAGAGCTTCAATCAGCTTAACAAGACAGGCAGAGGAAGCTGGTGTTGATGGAATTATGCTCGTAGCTCCATATTATAACAAGCCTTCTCAAGAGGGATTATTCCAGCACTTTAAAGCGATATCCGAATCAACAGCATTACCTATCATGCTTTACAATATTCCAGGCCGAAGCGTAGTGAACATATCAGTAGAGACAATTGTTAGACTATCAAAGATTGAAAATATTGTAGCTGTAAAGGAAGCAAGCGGCGACTTAGATGCTATGGCAAAAATCATTAGCGATACAGCAGATGACTTTACGCTATACAGTGGTGATGACGGGTTAACATTACCAGTTCTAGCAATTGGCGGAGCAGGAATTGTTTCTGTTGCTTCACACATTATCGGAAACGAAATGCAAGACATGATCAATCTGTTTAAAAACGGTGATGTCGAGGGTGCAGCTTCAGCCCATCGCAGCCTTCTCCCGATTATGAAAGCATTATTTGCAGCCCCTAGCCCATCACCGGTAAAAGCAGCTTTAAATATGAGGGGAATATATGCTGGTGGTGTTCGATTGCCATTAGTTGCATTAAACAATGAAGAAAAAAGTGCACTTGAAGAAGCACTCCAGCCGATTCTAATTAGCGACCAAAAATCTTGTTAATATATTCTAAAAAATTTAAAGCCGGAGAGCTTAACCTATTCTCTCCGGCTTTTTAATATACCCTATCATGTGTTCAATTCTTGAAAGAAATATTCTTTTATCGCAGATTAACGGGCAGTAAGACCCCCACTTCAATGATTCGAGTAAAACAATGAAGAGTAAGTGGGGGATCAAACTGCCCGTAAAGGCCCGATTGATTCAACTAACCATCAGTGTGGGATGCAGAAAAACCCCCACTGATGGAAGTTTCACTTTATTCTACTTATTCATTTTAGCAAGAAAATCACCCAGCAGGTCATCTAAATCATGTTCTGTTTCGTCATTTTCTTCATCTGCAATAGGATGCTGAGCATGTTTTGCGCTATCCCAATCAAATGTATCTAAATCATCATTCACTATGTCTAAATCCGGGTCTGAGGCTGTCTCCTCAATAAATTTTGATTGGCTGCCAACATAGGAAGCTGCAACTTCGTGATCTTTTATTGCTGTTTCTTCTTGGAGATACAATGCTTCATTTATATCTAAAGAGTTACTATTTAATGAAGCTAGTAATGAAACAGATCGAATGGGGTCAGTTAACAGCTGATAAATAATATTTCCGAGCAATGCCTCTGAATGTTCATGCTTTAACCAATCTCGCTGGGATTTATTTAATCTATGTGGGAGGGGAATTGTGATTGTCTCCCTTTCCCTTGAATAAGATTTCCCGACTCCTTGTAGGACAAAATCAGCAATTTTACTTGAGAAATTTCTTCTTTCTGTTTCCTTTAGCTTTTGCAGATGCTTTAATAAATGGTCAGGTGTATCAGAAGGGACGCGAAAAGAAATGGCTTGCCCCCTCTTAATATTTCCCGATTTAGACTTATCCATAGAATCACCTTAGCTCTTAACAGGCTCTTTGACCGCTTTCGGCTTCTCTGTTTTCCTTACAAAATCGGTAATTAACTTATAATAAGCATTGGCCATCATCCAAATACTTTCTTTTTCATCTTCAAAAAAATCAATATTATAGCCATCTAAATTATTATTTAATGTTTTAATATATTCCTTTAGAACTGCGGCTCCTCCCCCTACAAAATAGCAGATTTCAGTTTGGGAGTTTTTCTGCCATACATTTCGCAGCAACCGATATTGTTTTTTTGCTAAATCAAGAAGGATTCGATCTGTAATATCATGAACGCTTGTCCGGCTGCCTTTAACCATAATATGATTACGGTCATTTTTCTTCGTAATAATTTCTACCACATCTCTGCGGCTATCTAATTCAACACCATGCTTGGATCTGATTTCTTCTCTTATCGCTTCCAATGATTCCGATACTCCGAGATTAAAGCCTTGTGCCTTATCATCATCGACATTTCGATTCTTAATGACCGCGATATCTGTTGACAAGCCCCCGATATCTTGAATGATAATCCTTTTATCAATTAAATCTTTATTAATAATCTTAAGTTGATTGTCTATCACAAGGTTAATATAGGCCGCAAATCCTTCGGGATACACCTTTACTTCGCCAAATTTAATATTCACTTTAAGTCCTTGGTACTTTGGTGTAACTAGAAATTCAACCTGATGGACTGAGCCCATTAATTTCGAGCGATATCCCGCGTCCTTGCCTTCCTTTACTTCACGAAGAGGAAGACCAGTTCCTAGCGTATAGTTGGCATCAATCACATTTTTCGTCCGTTGGAAAATGTCCTTATTTTCCTCCCTTACCGCATCTAATGCCAATGTGGCAAAGAGCATAACTAACGTCTGATCTTCCTCAGACTTACTGCTGCCCGGATCAAGTTCTGCAGCATTATTGCTTTTTGTAGCTAGCATACCGATTCGATATATCACGTTATTCTCTTTCAATGCTGGTGAGTGCACCTTAATATGAATACCATCTAGCGGATTTTTACTATCTAGCTCTTCAATTCCGATTACGGGACGATCTTCTGTATCCCTTGCGACAATGTTAGGAATATTTAATTCGTACTCTAATTCCCCAAAAATAGACTTAACTGAATCATTTCCTACATCAATCGCTGCAATTCTGGATTTCGTCATAAATACATCCTTCTCCTCAATCAATAAATTTATTTTTATTAATAGTTATGTATGTTGTGTGTTTCTGTATTAAGGTTAAAGGGGCTGAATACATTCTTCAATAATACCAACCGAAATTAAATCAAATTGTAAATTTGTAAACAACTCGTAAACTGGCAGTCATTTTGTAAACAATCCGTATACATCGATGACAAATTTGTACACGTATTGATATAAAAAGAAGTAAACGTGATTGCATACATGTAAACGCATATGCATACACTTTGTTTACTTTTTGTGTACATGTAAACATTTTTGTAAACATATTAAAATGCTGCTTTAAAAATGATAAACTGCCCTATCTAGCACTGTTAAAAATTCCTTGAACACTATGCTAGATAGGGCAGTAAATTTGTATCGGCAGTGTCTACCTGTCAAGTGACTATAGATATCTCTCCGACTCTAGAGTTCATTTTAATTTGTTCACTTTGGTTAATAATTGATTCAGTAGCTATACATTATGAAATTGATTCAAGTTTTATTTATAGATAGAATGAAATGAAGAAATAAGTTAATAATCACAAAAATCACTTTTAACTTTGTCGTATATATCGTGTTAATTTAAACTAGGAGGTTGCAGCTATGGACTTAAAGTTATCTGGAAAAAAAGCACTAATTATAGGAGGAAGCCGTGGCATTGGTAGAGCGATTGCCCGCCAAATGGCTCTGGAAGGTGTCGACTGTACGATTTGTTCAAGAAACGAATCCTCGCTAAAAATCGCTGCAGAAGAATTGGCACAGGAAACAAAAAGAAATATCTATCCGATTGTTGCAGACACCACGAATCCTGACTCTATCCTAAAATTAGTTGAAAATTCAGCTGCGGCGATGGGGAGTATTGATATTCTAATCAACAGTGGGGCACGTGTTGGCGGTCAAGAGCCAGAGGATTTTAACAGCATTAAAGATGAACTTATTCTGAAAGATTTTGAAGAAAAGTATTTGGGCTATTTTCGCAGTATTCGTGCTGTAGCACCTTATATGATCAAAAATAATTGGGGACGTATCATTAATATAAGCGGTCTGGCTGCCAGAATAGGCGGCAATTATTTTAGTTCCGGTCCGCGTAATGTATCTGTTGTTCATTTAACAAAATCTGCATCAATGGAATTAGGGAAGCACGGAATTACCGTCAATGCGATTTATCCAGGGATTGTAAGTACGGAAGCATTTAGAGAACGGGTTACGGATGAGGATGCTTTACGCCAGTTCGCGTCGATGAATGCGCTCGGTCGCTTGATTACAGCGGAGGAAATTGCAAATGTCGTTACCTTCCTGGCTTCACCTTTGTCTGCATCGATTAGCGGCGATGTCATTTCAGTAACCGGCGGCATTGGAAATACCGTTTATTACTAAAAAGTTAGGACGATACTTTTAACTGTAACGCAGATTTTCAAGAATACGATATGGAGTCTTTTAAAAAAATAGAATTTTAGAAAAACGGGCCTCGTTATAATCTGAGGCTCGTTTTTTTAAGCAGAACAACCCACTACTCGGCCGTAACGCCTTTGCAGATAGTTTTGTTGCAAAATTAACATGAATAAGAGAAAAAAAGCAGCCCTTCCATTCTTTTTAAGAACAGAAGGGCTACTACTATTTTTTCAACAAGGAATAATGATTGCTTTCATCAATTGAACAGACTTAGAAACTGTCCGTATCCCTCTTCTTCGAGCTTATTCTTAGGGATAAACCGAAGCGCGGCTGAATTAATGCAATACCTTGAATGATCAGGGCCAGGTCCGTCATCGAATATGTGGCCTAGGTGAGAATCGGATGCTTTTGCTCGCACTTCAATCCGCCGCATTCCGTGTGAGGTATCAAGTTTTTCTTCAATTTCATTTCGTCGTATTGGCTTCGTAAAGCTTGGCCAACCACAGCCAGCATCATATTTATCTTTTGAGCTAAAAAGCGGCTCACCGGAAATGATGTCGACATAGATCCCGTCTTCCGTTTGGTTCCAATATTCATTTCGGAATGGCGGCTCAGTACCATTTCTTCTTGTCACCTCAAATTGAATCGGCGTCAGTTCCTTGCGCAATTGCTCATCATTTTTGCGGTTTGACCAGTTCTCGCGGATAAACCTCGCTCGGCCGGAACCCTCTTTATAAAGATTATAGTGAAACGAGTTCTTTTTGTAATAATGCTGATGTTTTTCCTCCGCCCTATAAAAAGGACCTGCCGGAAGAATCTCTGTTACAATCTGCTTTTGAAAGCGACCACTCGCAGCAAGCTCAAGCTTCGAAGCATCAGCTAATTCCCTTTGTGCTTCATTATGATAAAAAATAGCCGTTTTATAAGAATGGCCACGATCATTGAACTGTCCTTCTGGATCTGTTGGATCAATCTGCTGCCAAAACAGCTCAAGTAGTTTTTTATAAGGAAACACACTTGGATCAAATGTAATTTGAACCGCTTCATAATGCCCTGTTGTATCTGAGCATACCTCTTCATATGTAGGGTTTTCTGTATAGCCTCCCGTATAACCCGAGATGACCTCTTTAATTCCCGGCTGTTCATCAAATGGCGCTACCATGCACCAAAAACAGCCTCCCGCAAATGTTGCCAACTCATATTGTTCAGGCATTATTTCCAACCCCTTTCATTACTTTTATAAAATTCACCTTACTGCTCTTCATCTAGAACATTTCACTTATTTTAATTATAGTATAACCATATTAAAAACATTAGAAAAACTTGGAGTTCGCCAGGCCCTTTTGGCGAATGCCTTAGTTTTTCTTATGCGATCTTATTAGCAGATATTTTATTGAAAACACACTTTACTTTAGTACGTTAATAAACTATAACTTTCCTGTTAGCTTAGAAAAACTTGGCGTTCGCTAGGAATACTCGTTTCTCTAATGCGATCTCCTTACTAACTAACCAATAAAAATCCCGCACCTATATAGGACGGGATTTAATTCGCATTTTGTTTAAAATGGTTTGTTTGGCTCGTATGTTGGCTGCTGGTTTTGCGCTTGGAAAGCTTGGCTCTTCGCTACCGCTCCTTGCACACCTTCTTCTAATGAAAACTCTGTATCCGTCTTGTCAAATTGCCCTGCTTGATTTTGTGCTGCAATTACTTGCTGTTGTTCTTCATTTGCATTACGATTCTTCGGCATGTCATTACTCTCCTTTTTATCAAAAGTACATTTATAGATTTTCCAAAGGAGCAGACATTATTCGTCATGACCTAGCATCAATAGTTTATCGCAGATTAACGGGTTGTGAGACCCCCACTTCAAGAAGTTGAGTTGAGTTAAGAATAAATTTCTAAGTGGGAGATCAACAGCCCGTAAAAGCCCGACGACGGACACGATGTCCTAGTCAGGCGAAAGCCACAGGACGTGGCGTTTTGAGCGTGATTGGTTCAACTAACAATCAGTGGGGGATGAAGGAACCCCCCACTGATTGAAGTTTCACTTTATATGAACTAAATTTTGAAAACTATTCCTTCATATCCAATTGGATAACTAACTCTAATTCTTTCATTTCCTCCTCATTTCCTTCGTCATCTCTAACGAAAGGTAAGATCGTGAAGGATTTCGGTATCTTCTCCATTGGAGGTAGTGCCAAGACGACTTTTCTACCGTATTTACCTGACATCCCTATTTGCTGATCAAGGCCTTCATATACCTTTCCTTTGTCATCCTTTATCACGTATTCAAACCACGGCCAGGTATCGTTCTCATCCATTTCTTTCGGGTAATCTGAAGTTAAATCAATTCTCGTTGAAAGCGGAGAAAACGTAATTTTTTCAGCTGTATGAGAATAAATCTGATCAGATGTACTTGCCTTTACCCGAGGGTGAAATTCTTGAATTTCCCCTTGAACTTTTTTCAAGGGGAAGTCCACTTTCCACTCACCAGAATATCCAAATAAATCTTTACCTTGTACTGTAACATCAATGTTGTCACCAAACTCATTAAACTTCGATAGAGTAAACTGGTGGTACTCGATAATCGTATTTTCGTTTATGGGATCCTGAGTCGTCGATCCAATCGCCACTTCGGGTTGTTTCCCGTTGATTAAGACTTCATTATTGCCTACTTTTGTCTCCTCAAGGGACAATGCATTCTCTCCCGTATAAGCCACTGTTACAATTAATCGTCCACCATCGTAAACCGCTTCCTTCACTGTCATGGTTAAACCATTTTGACTATCTTGTTTTTCAATGACTGTTGCTAATTTGTCACGCTGTAATTTATCAGAAGAAATATCGCGAAATTGCTCATAAATTGGACCAATGATCGGTACTTTTGCTAATGCAGTGGCCATCCCTGTTGATACGAAGCCAGAGCCTAAAATAGAGACACATAATCCACAGGCGACAAGAATCGAATACCTCGCCGCTTTTCCAGCCTTTCTTTTTTTCTTCGCTTGAAAAATTGCTGCCTTTTCTCTAGCCACTAACTTTTGAACAGGAACCTCAATGTCATTCATATATTGATGAATCTTATCTTTATTCATAAATATAGCCCTCCTTCAATATCGGTCTCAGCTCTTTTTTTGCTCTGTTTAAATGAGACTTCACCGTGCCTTCTGGATAATTCATGATGTCAGCAATTTCTTTTATTGATAAATCATGATAATATCTCAACAAAATGATGGCTTTATATGTAGGAGACAAATGATTAAAGGCTTCTGTTAAATCCAATGAATAGGTGATAGTATCAATATTTTCTTCCGTCATTAGCTGTGAAAACAACTCTTCCTTATCAGTTGGAAAATGCTTTGACTCTTTTCGAATAAAGTCAATTGCTTTATAGATAAGAATCTTCGTAATCCACCCTTGAAATGCTTCCGGTTTTTTTAATGTATTCAGCGTCGTAAATGCCTTATAGATGGTTTCTTGATAAATATCAAGAGCATCTTGTTCATTTTTTACATATGAATATGCAGTTCGATATAATTTATGGCGAACTGAGCTTATAAGTTGTTCAAATGCTTCTTCGTTTCCCTTTTTCGCCTTTGTTACTAAATTTGCAATGTCCATTCTTGTTTTTCCCTCCTTTTCACAATAAAGTCGAATGGGAACGTAAAATCGTTGCAAAAAATTAATTCAGTT from Cytobacillus dafuensis encodes:
- a CDS encoding ParM/StbA family protein, with amino-acid sequence MTKSRIAAIDVGNDSVKSIFGELEYELNIPNIVARDTEDRPVIGIEELDSKNPLDGIHIKVHSPALKENNVIYRIGMLATKSNNAAELDPGSSKSEEDQTLVMLFATLALDAVREENKDIFQRTKNVIDANYTLGTGLPLREVKEGKDAGYRSKLMGSVHQVEFLVTPKYQGLKVNIKFGEVKVYPEGFAAYINLVIDNQLKIINKDLIDKRIIIQDIGGLSTDIAVIKNRNVDDDKAQGFNLGVSESLEAIREEIRSKHGVELDSRRDVVEIITKKNDRNHIMVKGSRTSVHDITDRILLDLAKKQYRLLRNVWQKNSQTEICYFVGGGAAVLKEYIKTLNNNLDGYNIDFFEDEKESIWMMANAYYKLITDFVRKTEKPKAVKEPVKS
- a CDS encoding ornithine cyclodeaminase family protein — its product is MLILSEKQIRSLYKMKDAIHDLEQALSNYMEGKILNPHRTVLEFPEKSASALYMPSAMEPIGKTAVKVVTIFPHNPSLGKKTTQGMIVLSDTNNGDHLACMNASYLTRLRTGAASGIATKYLAKETASTVAVIGCGAMAEEQLQAVLEVRDIKTIMLFNRTKDKAHSFAERIADFSPEYEGEIIIMDEADEAVSRAEIVICSTRSETPVFSGKALQPGTHINGVGSYLPHMQEVDVETLLKCSKIVADTIEGVKDEAGDFIIPAKAGEWSFSALHGELGELITGQISSRETEDEITFFKSVGIAYFDLAVAAAAYEKAIQAGVGTEVDI
- a CDS encoding phytoene desaturase family protein, giving the protein MFKYDVAVVGGGLAGLTAANILVREGKKVVVLEKSNHLGGRAMTNDKNGVLMNLGPHGLYMSGDATNILTELGISLPGGNATKAIHIHGILNHAVHVIPTDFSSIMSSTLISWKAKFMFGKLMLKIMKLNIYSIPEVSLKEWADSEISDPMVRHIFYSICRLTSYTNASTLQLAKPVLKQVKRSLNAGVLYVDGGWETIVQKLKKQAEAWGAEILTNKNVTNIDHHEQYQIIQCSDGTVIHVPDCIVAAPPKETMNMINGAEHTSLRLWNKQAIPVTACCLDIGIKKLPNPQHQFAIGLDQALFFTNQSRAAKLSEDGTLVVSLAKYHNPMEEINVNADKQQLESVMDLLHPGWRKEVVVQQFLPKLTVSHDFPHVKRKENPGPSIPEMKGIFIAGDWAGHEEVLADAAVASGKRAAREILKANEMILAKEG
- the dapA gene encoding 4-hydroxy-tetrahydrodipicolinate synthase, coding for MNFGQVLTAMVTPFDQNGEIDFQATRILVNYLIENGSDGLVVAGTTGESPTLTVEEKVELSKFVVKAVDGRVPVIAGTGSNNTRASISLTRQAEEAGVDGIMLVAPYYNKPSQEGLFQHFKAISESTALPIMLYNIPGRSVVNISVETIVRLSKIENIVAVKEASGDLDAMAKIISDTADDFTLYSGDDGLTLPVLAIGGAGIVSVASHIIGNEMQDMINLFKNGDVEGAASAHRSLLPIMKALFAAPSPSPVKAALNMRGIYAGGVRLPLVALNNEEKSALEEALQPILISDQKSC
- a CDS encoding RNA polymerase sigma-70 factor; the encoded protein is METEKLYQTYKPLLFSIAYRMTGSVADAEDLVQEAFLTYNRVSSEKVIENKKAYLCKIVMNSSIDKLRSVASKCEVYVGEWLPEPLVDAENDPFHTYLMKESISTAYLLLLQQLSEDERAVFLLREVFQYSYEEIAVIIEKSSTNCRQIFHRAKKSMENRPKASTLDFQSMRSSVEQFTMALQKGNIHKMLELMKTDSVFISDGGGKVKAALNPIYTSERIVFLFTSIMKKLPENSRMEFEVVNGYPGVVVSINGYVAYVISMEFQDDKIWRIYMVANPDKLEHLQK
- a CDS encoding VOC family protein, whose translation is MGTNTIQKVRQIGVPVKDLEKAIGFYKNQLGLPLLFNTDSMAFFECNGLRLLLSLPEKEEFAHSSSVIYFQVENIKKAYEDLIDKGVSFIDEPHVVAKIGDTETWMTFFKDSEDNTHALLSEVQIQDFPL
- a CDS encoding SDR family NAD(P)-dependent oxidoreductase; this translates as MDLKLSGKKALIIGGSRGIGRAIARQMALEGVDCTICSRNESSLKIAAEELAQETKRNIYPIVADTTNPDSILKLVENSAAAMGSIDILINSGARVGGQEPEDFNSIKDELILKDFEEKYLGYFRSIRAVAPYMIKNNWGRIINISGLAARIGGNYFSSGPRNVSVVHLTKSASMELGKHGITVNAIYPGIVSTEAFRERVTDEDALRQFASMNALGRLITAEEIANVVTFLASPLSASISGDVISVTGGIGNTVYY